A window of Polaribacter litorisediminis contains these coding sequences:
- a CDS encoding thrombospondin type 3 repeat-containing protein, producing the protein MKLKLLLSLLVFNSFLGLSQIRSPSVSDFDQTFNFDFNQAYAYSNFETKVSNTSYVFASKDHNKSEEKTLNANEDCLVPGTLNLTTLNFNGAAVTMSNFDIISGTAPFTVQFTTRGAFIGNFFISNPTEGVNPADNTTWPQFIANNTNVNGQFLNDFLTKTNNVVYNIIITDANGCSYEGVYTIVVNAGDSDGDGVNDPEDNCPTTANPDQLDTDNDGLGDICDDDDDNDGILDAEDSCPLFEGELKPGTFNITNLNFNGPEVTMSNFDIISGVAPFTVQFTTRGAFIGNFFTSNPTTGVDPSDSSTWPKFIANDTNVNGQFYNDFLTKSNNVPYNIIITDANGCSYEGVYNIVVNPKETNPEDTDGDGILNEDDNCPSIANPDQLDTDSDGLGDVCDDDDDNDGILDINENCVIPGTLNPTILTFNGSAATMPNFDITLGTAPYKVQFTTSGAFVGSFFQGNPTIGVDPADSSTWPKFIANDTNVNGQFYNIFLTKSNTVTYNIIITDANGCRYQGVYDVIVNPGDTDGDGVNDSEDNCILISNPDQLDTDNDGLGNACDDDDDNDGVLDTEDSCPLVAGTLEIGTLNPTILSFNGPAVTMSNFDIVSGAAPFTVEFTTRGAFVGNLFTSNPVEGVNPDDSTTWPQFVANASNVNAQFLNDFLTTQNTVVYNIIITDANGCRQEKVYTLVVNPGDTDGDGIIDSEDNCPTTSNSDQLDTDADGQGDVCDEDDDNDGILDTEDNCPLVAGSLEVGTLTATTLEFNGATVSMSNFDIVSGAAPFTVEFTTRGAFVGNFFTSNPVEGVNLDDSTTWPQFVANASNVNAQFLNDFLTTQNTVVYNIIITDANGCRQEKVYTLVVNPGDTDGDGIIDSEDNCPTTSNSDQLDTDADGQGDVCDDDDDNDGVLDTEDNCPLVAGSLEVGTLTATTLEFNGATVRMSNFDIVSGAAPFTVEFTTRGAFVGNFFTSNPVEGINPEDSTTWPQFVANASNVNAQFLNDFLTTQNTVVYNIIITDANGCRQEKVYTLVVNPSDTDGDGIIDSEDNCPTTSNSDQLDTDADGQGDVCDDDDDNDGILDTDDNCPLVAGSLEVGTLTATTLEFNGATVRMSNFDIVSGAAPFTVEFTTRGAFVGNFFTSNPVEGINPGDSTTWPQFVANASNVNAQFLNDFLTTQNTVVYNIIITDANGCRQEKVYTLVVNPSDTDGDGIIDSEDNCPTTSNSDQLDTDADGQGDVCDEDDDNDGILDTEDNCPLVAGSLEVGTLTATTLEFNGATVRMSNFDIVSGAAPFTVEFTTRGAFVGNFFTSNPVEGVNPDDSTTWPQFVANASNVNAQFLNDFLTTQNTVVYNIIITDANGCRQEKVYTLVVNPEENPDYEITTTDGNLVIIDISGNGDTLTVSEEAGNIVFNATDRIYRSNGASIGSLPISIPMSGLTSIEINGAGGDDVIEFDSYFTNMPSLTVNGGAGNDKVYLFGSSITFAENANLNIDLTDDASDGDEDWLDMQPVSNNIISGFYLKGTGTATFKVSKNISLGERSSIATENGALYVEANATGLTPGNFKGVELVNISSIRSTGTGQVTVKGTGGTTASNNWGVSVSGGSIYGGTTGTLLVEGTGGASAGNTNIGVYSGNLGGAISSLGAAVVVNGTGGGIEASTTNTGVVAGQSGGYSSAGTLTITGTGGSSLVTSDQNSSNNGISIQGGVGSLTSTGAIMLIGTKGANSSQGVDIYVTGAGSISNNGSISLTSLTGGFYPNYLGLSVQNASANQVTKFETGSKLNFYIGGPTRTGATAGQYFPLQVSGLVDLNNVELTTIGGYTPQAGNEFLVVVNDGTDAVQGKFTYQGVVLNQGDEVPNFKGSSATFYINYQGGDGNDVVITSNFTLIPDPNFEQALLDLDIDSDGIINGKVRTSDIAVVTELNIASKGISDLTGIEGFINLETLYCQFNTISALDFSTNLKLTYVQADNNNLASLNVTNNIELTTLGCGANQLTSLDVSKNTKLILLTVDENNLSTINITNLVNLEHLGLRDNNFTSVNISKNINLIYVYIKNNSLTGLDVTNNKNLQYLDASFNNFINFDINQNVNLKTLFLNNNNIERAYLRNGANTLITDFDIRNNPDLTCIAVDDVAFSETNWINKDTSANYNTDCNAEWTIYTTDANLDAAVLAIPSLDIDGDGKVTYEEAQAFTGDLNFSGQNIATITGLEAFTNAGSIDISNNVITSINSFLSASSVVLISKSTKQTKSLARAKNKVRKLNVSGNLITEINISNLTDITDLDARNNRLTTLNLKNANNAILIKLDVTNNPNLGCIEVDNVEAALAKTGWEKDATATYSMSCNALSIDNFLKENVAAYPNPASSFVEILLSNGLKLKKVEVFNATGKRLNTTNNTILNVEELSAGVYFIKITTDKGAINKRIVKD; encoded by the coding sequence ATGAAATTAAAATTATTGCTTTCGTTACTAGTTTTCAATTCTTTTTTAGGTTTATCTCAAATAAGGTCTCCTTCGGTTTCAGATTTTGATCAAACGTTTAACTTTGATTTTAATCAAGCGTATGCTTATAGTAATTTTGAAACAAAAGTTTCAAATACTTCTTATGTTTTTGCAAGTAAGGATCATAATAAAAGTGAAGAAAAAACCTTAAACGCCAATGAAGACTGTCTTGTTCCCGGGACATTAAATCTAACAACATTAAATTTTAATGGTGCTGCAGTAACAATGAGTAATTTTGATATTATTTCAGGAACAGCACCATTTACAGTTCAATTTACTACGAGAGGTGCTTTTATTGGTAACTTTTTTATCAGTAATCCAACAGAAGGTGTTAATCCAGCAGACAATACAACTTGGCCACAATTTATTGCAAATAATACAAATGTAAATGGCCAGTTTTTAAATGATTTTTTAACAAAAACAAACAATGTAGTTTATAACATTATTATTACAGATGCAAATGGTTGTAGCTATGAAGGTGTATATACAATTGTTGTAAATGCTGGAGATTCGGATGGAGATGGCGTTAATGATCCAGAAGACAACTGTCCAACAACAGCAAACCCCGATCAATTGGATACAGACAATGACGGTTTAGGGGATATTTGTGACGATGATGATGATAATGATGGAATTTTAGATGCAGAAGATAGTTGTCCTCTTTTTGAAGGAGAATTAAAACCAGGAACATTTAACATTACAAATTTAAACTTTAATGGTCCTGAAGTAACAATGAGTAATTTTGATATTATTTCAGGAGTAGCGCCATTCACCGTTCAATTCACTACAAGAGGCGCTTTTATAGGAAACTTTTTTACAAGTAATCCAACAACAGGAGTAGATCCTTCAGATAGTTCAACTTGGCCAAAATTTATTGCAAATGATACCAATGTAAATGGTCAATTTTATAATGATTTTTTAACAAAATCTAATAACGTACCCTACAATATTATAATTACTGATGCCAATGGATGCAGTTATGAAGGTGTTTACAATATAGTTGTTAACCCAAAAGAGACAAATCCAGAAGATACAGATGGTGATGGTATTTTAAATGAAGATGATAACTGTCCTTCTATTGCTAACCCAGATCAATTAGACACTGATTCTGATGGTTTAGGAGATGTTTGTGATGATGATGATGACAATGATGGTATTTTAGATATTAATGAAAATTGTGTAATACCAGGTACATTAAATCCAACAATCTTAACTTTTAATGGATCAGCAGCTACCATGCCCAATTTTGATATTACATTGGGAACTGCCCCCTATAAAGTCCAGTTTACCACAAGTGGTGCTTTTGTAGGAAGCTTTTTTCAAGGAAATCCTACAATAGGTGTTGATCCAGCAGATTCTTCAACTTGGCCAAAATTTATTGCAAATGATACCAATGTAAATGGTCAATTTTATAATATTTTTTTAACAAAATCAAACACGGTTACCTACAATATCATAATTACAGATGCAAATGGCTGCAGATATCAAGGCGTTTATGATGTTATAGTAAATCCTGGAGATACAGATGGAGATGGCGTTAATGATTCAGAAGACAATTGCATATTAATTTCAAATCCAGATCAATTAGATACAGATAATGACGGTTTAGGTAATGCATGTGATGATGATGATGACAATGATGGTGTTTTAGATACCGAAGACAGTTGCCCATTAGTGGCAGGTACTTTAGAAATAGGAACGTTAAATCCAACAATTTTAAGTTTTAACGGACCAGCAGTAACCATGTCTAATTTTGATATTGTTTCAGGAGCAGCACCATTTACAGTTGAATTTACCACAAGAGGAGCTTTTGTAGGAAACTTGTTTACGAGCAATCCAGTAGAAGGCGTAAATCCAGATGATAGCACAACATGGCCACAATTTGTGGCGAATGCATCGAATGTGAATGCACAATTTTTAAATGATTTTTTAACAACACAGAATACTGTAGTTTATAACATTATCATTACCGATGCTAATGGATGTAGACAAGAGAAAGTATACACCTTAGTTGTTAATCCTGGAGATACAGATGGCGATGGTATCATAGATTCAGAAGACAATTGTCCTACCACATCGAATTCGGATCAGTTAGATACCGACGCAGATGGACAAGGAGATGTTTGTGATGAAGACGATGACAATGATGGGATTTTAGATACAGAAGACAACTGCCCCTTAGTTGCAGGATCGTTAGAAGTAGGAACATTAACCGCAACTACATTAGAATTTAATGGAGCAACGGTAAGCATGTCAAACTTTGACATTGTATCAGGAGCAGCACCATTTACAGTTGAATTCACTACCAGAGGAGCTTTTGTAGGAAACTTTTTCACGAGCAATCCAGTAGAAGGCGTAAATCTAGATGATAGCACAACATGGCCACAATTTGTGGCGAATGCATCGAATGTGAATGCACAATTTTTAAATGATTTTTTAACAACACAGAATACTGTAGTTTATAACATTATCATTACCGATGCCAATGGATGTAGACAAGAGAAAGTATACACGTTAGTTGTTAATCCTGGAGATACAGATGGCGATGGTATCATAGATTCAGAAGACAATTGTCCTACCACATCGAATTCGGATCAGTTAGATACCGACGCAGATGGACAAGGAGATGTTTGTGATGATGATGATGACAATGATGGTGTTTTAGATACCGAAGACAACTGCCCCTTAGTTGCAGGATCGTTAGAAGTAGGAACATTAACCGCAACTACATTAGAATTTAATGGAGCAACGGTACGCATGTCAAATTTTGATATTGTATCAGGAGCAGCACCATTTACAGTTGAATTCACTACCAGAGGAGCTTTTGTAGGAAACTTTTTCACGAGCAATCCAGTGGAAGGCATAAATCCAGAAGATAGCACAACATGGCCACAATTTGTGGCGAATGCATCGAATGTGAACGCACAATTTTTAAATGATTTTTTAACAACACAGAATACTGTAGTTTATAACATTATCATTACCGATGCCAATGGTTGTAGACAAGAGAAAGTATACACGTTAGTTGTTAATCCATCAGATACAGATGGCGATGGTATCATAGATTCAGAAGACAATTGTCCTACCACATCGAATTCGGATCAGTTAGATACTGACGCAGATGGACAAGGAGATGTTTGTGATGATGATGATGACAATGATGGGATTTTAGATACAGACGACAACTGCCCCTTAGTTGCAGGATCGTTAGAAGTAGGAACATTAACCGCAACTACATTAGAATTTAATGGAGCAACGGTACGCATGTCAAATTTTGACATTGTATCAGGAGCAGCACCATTTACAGTTGAATTCACTACCAGAGGAGCTTTTGTAGGAAACTTTTTCACGAGCAATCCAGTGGAAGGCATAAATCCAGGAGATAGCACAACATGGCCACAATTTGTGGCGAATGCATCGAATGTGAATGCACAATTTTTAAATGATTTTTTAACAACACAGAATACTGTAGTTTATAACATTATCATTACCGATGCCAATGGATGTAGACAAGAGAAAGTATACACGTTAGTTGTTAATCCATCAGATACAGATGGCGATGGTATCATAGATTCAGAAGACAATTGTCCTACCACATCGAATTCGGATCAGTTAGATACCGACGCAGATGGACAAGGAGATGTTTGTGATGAAGACGATGACAATGATGGGATTTTAGATACAGAAGACAACTGCCCCTTAGTTGCAGGATCGTTAGAAGTAGGAACATTAACCGCAACTACATTAGAATTTAATGGAGCAACGGTACGCATGTCAAATTTTGATATTGTATCAGGAGCAGCACCATTTACAGTTGAATTCACTACCAGAGGAGCTTTTGTAGGAAACTTTTTCACAAGCAATCCAGTAGAAGGCGTAAATCCAGATGATAGCACAACATGGCCACAATTTGTGGCGAATGCGTCGAATGTGAATGCACAATTTTTAAATGATTTTTTAACAACACAGAATACTGTAGTTTATAACATTATCATTACCGATGCCAATGGATGTAGACAAGAGAAAGTATACACGTTAGTTGTTAATCCAGAAGAGAATCCTGATTACGAGATCACTACCACAGATGGCAACTTAGTAATAATAGATATTTCAGGCAATGGAGATACTTTGACAGTAAGTGAAGAAGCAGGTAATATTGTGTTCAATGCTACAGACCGCATATACAGGTCGAATGGAGCAAGTATTGGTTCATTACCAATAAGTATTCCAATGTCAGGATTAACATCAATAGAGATCAATGGTGCAGGCGGCGATGATGTAATAGAATTCGATAGTTATTTCACGAACATGCCAAGTTTAACGGTCAATGGAGGAGCAGGCAATGACAAGGTATATTTATTTGGTTCCTCGATTACGTTTGCCGAAAATGCAAATTTAAATATCGATTTAACAGATGATGCATCCGATGGTGATGAAGATTGGTTAGATATGCAACCGGTGAGTAACAATATTATATCAGGTTTTTATTTAAAGGGGACAGGAACCGCAACATTTAAAGTAAGTAAAAACATTTCATTAGGAGAACGCAGTAGTATCGCTACCGAGAATGGAGCTTTATATGTAGAGGCGAATGCGACAGGATTAACCCCAGGGAATTTCAAAGGAGTAGAACTGGTAAATATCTCAAGTATTCGTTCAACAGGCACAGGTCAAGTAACGGTAAAAGGTACAGGAGGAACTACAGCCAGTAATAACTGGGGAGTTTCGGTATCCGGCGGGAGTATTTATGGAGGAACCACAGGAACATTATTAGTGGAAGGAACAGGAGGAGCTTCTGCAGGGAACACGAATATAGGAGTATATTCAGGGAACTTAGGAGGAGCTATTTCAAGTTTAGGAGCCGCAGTAGTAGTCAATGGAACTGGAGGAGGAATAGAAGCATCAACGACAAATACAGGAGTTGTGGCAGGTCAATCAGGAGGTTATTCATCAGCAGGTACTCTTACGATTACAGGAACTGGAGGAAGCAGTCTAGTTACAAGCGATCAAAACTCATCAAATAATGGAATTAGTATCCAAGGCGGAGTTGGTTCATTAACATCAACAGGCGCTATTATGTTAATAGGAACCAAAGGAGCAAACAGTAGTCAAGGAGTTGATATTTATGTAACAGGCGCTGGTTCAATCTCGAATAATGGATCGATTAGTTTGACAAGTTTAACAGGCGGATTTTATCCAAACTATTTAGGCTTGAGTGTACAAAATGCATCAGCGAATCAAGTAACGAAGTTTGAGACGGGATCAAAGTTGAATTTTTATATAGGCGGTCCAACCAGAACAGGGGCAACAGCAGGACAGTACTTTCCATTGCAAGTATCCGGTTTGGTTGATTTAAACAATGTAGAATTAACGACCATAGGCGGTTACACGCCACAAGCTGGGAATGAGTTTCTAGTAGTTGTGAACGATGGCACAGATGCCGTTCAAGGAAAATTCACCTACCAAGGTGTTGTATTAAACCAAGGCGATGAAGTACCAAACTTTAAAGGATCATCAGCTACGTTCTATATCAATTATCAAGGAGGAGATGGCAATGATGTGGTGATTACATCGAATTTCACCTTAATCCCTGATCCAAATTTTGAACAAGCTTTATTAGATTTGGATATTGATTCTGATGGAATTATTAACGGAAAAGTAAGAACATCAGATATTGCTGTTGTTACTGAGTTAAATATTGCTTCTAAAGGAATTTCGGATTTAACAGGAATAGAAGGGTTTATAAATTTAGAAACGTTGTATTGTCAATTCAATACCATTTCAGCTTTAGATTTTTCTACTAATTTAAAACTAACATACGTTCAAGCCGATAATAACAACTTAGCTAGTTTAAATGTTACGAATAATATAGAATTAACGACTTTGGGTTGTGGTGCAAATCAGCTTACAAGTTTAGATGTTTCTAAAAACACAAAACTGATTCTTTTAACGGTTGATGAAAATAATTTATCAACTATAAATATTACCAATCTTGTTAATTTAGAGCATTTAGGATTAAGGGATAATAACTTTACATCAGTAAATATTTCTAAAAATATCAATTTGATATATGTATATATTAAAAACAATTCTTTAACAGGTTTAGATGTTACAAACAACAAAAATCTACAGTATTTAGATGCTAGTTTTAATAACTTTATCAATTTTGATATCAATCAAAATGTAAATCTTAAAACCTTGTTTTTAAACAATAATAATATTGAAAGAGCATATTTAAGAAACGGAGCAAATACTTTAATTACAGATTTTGATATTAGAAACAATCCAGATTTAACTTGTATTGCAGTTGATGATGTAGCTTTTTCTGAAACAAATTGGATCAATAAAGACACATCAGCAAATTATAACACAGATTGTAACGCAGAATGGACTATTTATACTACTGATGCCAATCTTGATGCTGCTGTGTTAGCAATCCCTAGTTTAGATATAGATGGCGATGGAAAGGTTACATACGAAGAAGCTCAAGCTTTTACTGGAGATTTAAATTTTAGTGGTCAAAATATCGCAACAATTACTGGTTTAGAAGCTTTTACAAATGCAGGTAGTATAGATATTTCTAACAATGTAATTACAAGTATAAATTCATTTTTATCAGCGTCATCTGTGGTTTTAATATCTAAATCTACCAAACAAACAAAAAGTTTAGCAAGAGCTAAAAATAAAGTTAGAAAATTAAATGTTTCAGGCAATTTAATAACAGAGATTAATATTTCTAATTTAACAGACATTACAGATTTAGATGCAAGAAACAATAGGTTAACAACTTTAAATTTAAAAAACGCTAACAACGCTATTTTAATAAAATTAGACGTTACAAACAACCCTAATTTAGGCTGTATTGAAGTTGATAACGTAGAAGCTGCTTTAGCAAAAACCGGATGGGAAAAAGATGCAACAGCAACTTATAGTATGTCTTGTAACGCATTATCTATTGATAATTTCTTAAAAGAAAATGTTGCAGCATATCCAAACCCAGCAAGTTCTTTCGTTGAAATTTTATTATCCAATGGTTTAAAATTAAAAAAGGTAGAAGTTTTTAATGCAACAGGTAAAAGATTAAATACTACTAATAACACCATTTTAAATGTTGAAGAATTATCGGCAGGAGTTTATTTTATTAAAATTACTACAGATAAAGGAGCAATAAATAAAAGAATTGTAAAGGATTAA
- a CDS encoding response regulator, with protein MLTNKKNILIVEDEILIAQLLKKSILNHGYNCAGIAINYNAAELLLKTTKVDLVLIDIRISGNKTGLDVAHFINENFGIPFLFISSFNDKETLQNIKALSPKGYINKPINNATLLTTIDIVFDNINDKNKVYTSINVGRTTYNIHLSELLYVEAEHVYVRLLYKSKSTLIRSSLKAFLDQMPSKSLFQISRSIAVNPTFVERVDAVSVTIADQKFKLSKNYKNNLLRYF; from the coding sequence ATGTTGACAAATAAAAAAAATATTTTAATTGTTGAAGATGAAATACTAATCGCTCAATTATTAAAAAAATCCATTCTAAATCACGGTTATAATTGTGCAGGAATAGCCATCAATTACAACGCTGCAGAGCTATTGTTAAAAACTACAAAAGTAGATTTGGTATTAATAGATATTAGAATTTCTGGAAATAAAACAGGTTTAGATGTTGCTCATTTTATTAACGAAAATTTCGGAATACCTTTTTTATTTATCTCGTCTTTTAATGATAAAGAGACATTACAAAATATTAAAGCACTATCACCAAAAGGGTATATTAATAAGCCTATAAATAATGCAACACTTCTTACAACAATAGATATTGTTTTTGACAATATAAATGATAAAAACAAAGTGTATACATCTATAAATGTAGGTAGAACCACTTATAATATTCATCTTTCAGAATTGTTGTATGTAGAAGCAGAACATGTGTATGTTCGATTATTATACAAATCAAAATCAACATTAATTAGATCTTCCTTAAAGGCTTTTTTAGATCAAATGCCATCAAAAAGTTTATTTCAAATTAGTAGAAGTATAGCAGTAAACCCAACATTTGTAGAAAGAGTAGATGCGGTTTCGGTAACCATAGCTGATCAGAAATTTAAACTTTCTAAAAATTATAAAAACAATCTTTTAAGGTATTTTTAG
- a CDS encoding sensor histidine kinase — MKYWVVSFLFSLGIYFNSGFLWCQLPLEKAYQNDKNFVVIDSTIVRFINLPKDEIIALEKRAKDYEKTLDNLKDRYKKAALYHYIIHANLTLKNSDVALSYLYKLLQIPGLKDSKGAIDVYWGIFNIYRYSGNTPNMLEQFSDLRRLGKKYNYYKETEPENLDKVYAEILIRAGYYKEAKKIYLQKLIKDSLLFEPVRTAIIYNDLATIFIKLSALDSAKIYQKKAVQVINSKRKDGYLKGYRPYIKDYILLQQYWNQNNFSVDNLKFARKFLLNAHSNFYGEIHTAVFANHFISTYYFKNSEYQKALTYINDAIFVGSEKLSINNLSNLYNLKSRILDALGKNKEADETLFKFEFIRDSVNSKNRNLDLAKYQVNKILKEQEIISQKASESENKYKTVVISTVFILILLVITTISLLIMFQNRKKLKDAKNQIDQKLNESKILLKELNHRVKNNLSLIISLIKFQSEEIEDVFYLEKFKHLENRISAIVIAHEQFIYSENNILGKSYNLEEYLDKIFNSLISLSSRKIEYKQFVDNIHVTIDTALPIGILMNELISNSLEHAKTNDELKIDLKIIYEKSWITILYKDSGEGFIIKDNNRSLGLFIINSMVEQLEGKIVRDGSTYKIKLKKKL; from the coding sequence ATGAAATATTGGGTAGTTAGTTTTTTGTTTTCTTTAGGAATCTACTTTAATTCTGGGTTCTTATGGTGTCAATTACCACTAGAAAAGGCATATCAAAATGATAAAAATTTTGTGGTTATAGATAGTACAATTGTAAGGTTTATTAATCTACCAAAAGACGAAATTATTGCTTTAGAAAAACGAGCAAAAGATTATGAGAAAACTTTAGATAATCTAAAAGACCGATATAAAAAAGCAGCGCTGTACCATTATATCATTCATGCAAATTTAACGCTTAAAAATAGTGATGTTGCTCTAAGCTATTTATATAAACTATTGCAAATACCTGGCTTAAAAGATTCAAAAGGAGCTATAGATGTGTATTGGGGTATTTTTAATATTTATCGTTATTCAGGCAATACGCCTAATATGTTAGAGCAATTTTCTGATTTAAGAAGGTTAGGTAAGAAATATAATTATTATAAAGAAACAGAGCCAGAAAACCTTGATAAAGTATATGCAGAAATCTTAATAAGAGCTGGTTATTATAAGGAGGCAAAAAAAATTTATTTACAAAAATTAATTAAAGATTCCTTGTTGTTTGAACCCGTAAGAACAGCCATTATATATAATGATTTGGCCACTATTTTTATAAAATTAAGCGCATTAGATAGTGCGAAAATATACCAAAAAAAAGCCGTGCAGGTTATAAATTCTAAAAGAAAAGACGGGTATTTAAAAGGATATAGACCTTATATAAAAGACTATATATTACTTCAACAATATTGGAATCAAAATAACTTTTCAGTAGATAATTTAAAATTTGCCAGAAAATTCCTTCTCAATGCGCATTCAAATTTCTATGGAGAAATCCATACAGCCGTTTTCGCAAATCATTTTATAAGTACCTATTATTTTAAAAATAGTGAATATCAAAAGGCATTGACATATATTAATGATGCCATTTTTGTGGGTTCGGAAAAACTTTCAATTAATAATTTAAGTAATTTATACAATCTAAAAAGTAGAATTTTAGATGCGCTTGGTAAAAATAAAGAAGCCGATGAAACACTTTTTAAATTTGAGTTTATTAGAGATTCTGTAAATTCTAAAAATAGAAATCTCGATTTAGCTAAGTATCAAGTTAATAAAATTTTAAAAGAACAAGAAATTATATCTCAAAAAGCGTCAGAAAGTGAAAATAAATACAAAACTGTAGTAATTTCTACCGTTTTTATTTTAATCCTTTTAGTCATTACAACCATTAGTTTATTGATAATGTTTCAAAATAGAAAAAAATTAAAAGATGCTAAAAATCAAATTGATCAAAAATTAAATGAAAGTAAAATTTTATTAAAAGAACTAAACCATAGAGTAAAAAATAATTTATCACTAATTATTAGTTTGATAAAATTTCAATCTGAAGAAATTGAAGACGTTTTTTATCTAGAAAAATTCAAACACTTAGAGAACAGAATTAGTGCCATTGTTATTGCGCATGAACAGTTTATTTATTCTGAAAATAATATTTTAGGAAAATCTTATAATTTGGAAGAATATTTAGATAAAATATTTAATTCTTTAATAAGTTTATCTTCCAGAAAAATTGAATACAAACAATTTGTAGATAATATACATGTAACTATTGACACTGCTTTACCTATTGGTATATTAATGAATGAACTTATTAGTAATAGTCTTGAGCACGCAAAAACGAATGATGAATTAAAAATTGACTTAAAAATAATTTACGAAAAAAGTTGGATTACTATTTTATACAAAGACTCTGGAGAGGGTTTTATAATAAAAGACAATAATAGAAGTTTGGGCTTATTTATTATAAATAGTATGGTAGAGCAACTAGAGGGTAAAATAGTTAGAGATGGTTCTACTTATAAAATCAAATTAAAGAAAAAACTTTAA
- the trhO gene encoding oxygen-dependent tRNA uridine(34) hydroxylase TrhO, which yields MQLYNKLSAKQRAALIDKAGKERLTISFYQYHQIKNPQILRDKLFLEWNSLDVLGRIYVSYEGINAQLSVPSENFYALKEQLDTISFLKDIRLNVAIEQDNKSFLKLKVKVRNKIVADGLNDETFDVTNKGVHLNAEEFNKMLANPDTICVDMRNHYESEIGHFEGAVTPDVDTFRDSLDIIEEDLKDNKEDKNLLMYCTGGIRCEKASAYYKHKGFKNVFQLEGGIIEYTRQVNEEGIENKFIGKNFVFDHRRGEKITDDVISNCHQCGKPCNTHTNCANEGCHLLFIQCDECSEKMENTCSTDCQEIIHLSYEEQKELRKGKFASNKIFKKGRSEVLKFKKNKLSEKKSTLS from the coding sequence ATGCAACTGTACAATAAGTTAAGCGCCAAACAACGCGCTGCATTAATTGATAAAGCTGGTAAAGAAAGACTTACCATTTCTTTTTATCAATATCACCAAATTAAAAATCCACAAATTCTTAGAGATAAATTATTTTTAGAATGGAACTCTTTAGATGTTTTAGGAAGAATTTATGTTTCTTATGAAGGGATTAACGCACAATTATCAGTGCCATCAGAAAATTTTTATGCCTTAAAAGAACAATTAGATACTATTTCTTTTTTAAAGGATATTCGTTTAAATGTTGCTATTGAGCAAGATAACAAGTCGTTTTTAAAACTCAAGGTAAAAGTTAGAAATAAAATTGTTGCCGATGGGTTAAATGATGAAACTTTTGATGTAACCAATAAAGGAGTTCATTTAAATGCCGAAGAATTTAATAAAATGTTGGCGAATCCTGATACGATTTGTGTAGACATGCGGAATCATTACGAAAGTGAAATTGGTCATTTTGAAGGCGCTGTTACACCAGATGTAGACACATTTAGAGATTCTTTAGATATTATTGAAGAAGATTTAAAAGATAATAAAGAGGATAAAAATTTATTGATGTATTGCACTGGCGGAATTCGTTGCGAAAAAGCATCTGCCTACTACAAACACAAAGGTTTTAAAAATGTTTTTCAATTAGAAGGTGGCATCATAGAATATACGCGGCAAGTAAATGAAGAAGGAATAGAAAATAAATTTATTGGTAAAAATTTTGTTTTTGACCACAGAAGAGGAGAAAAAATTACCGATGATGTGATATCCAATTGCCATCAATGTGGTAAACCTTGCAATACGCATACCAATTGCGCCAATGAAGGCTGTCATTTATTGTTTATTCAATGTGATGAATGTTCAGAAAAAATGGAAAACACCTGTTCTACAGATTGTCAAGAGATCATTCATTTATCTTATGAGGAACAAAAAGAACTCAGAAAAGGAAAATTTGCGAGCAATAAAATCTTTAAAAAAGGGCGTAGTGAGGTTTTGAAGTTTAAGAAAAATAAGCTTTCAGAAAAAAAAAGTACACTTTCGTAA